CTTCATCATTCAGGCAACCGGCAGCGCAAATGGTCAGAATCATACCTTGCTCTCGTTTGCATCGGGTACCGGCATTGCCAATGCCAACCCGCTGTCCCATGCACTGGTGACACTTGCCTGGGGCAGCGCTAATTCCGGAGATGTCTTTACTAATCCGGATGAGCAGAAGCTCAGGAAGATTCAGGACGGGTTAACGGCTGCTACTCAGGACCTCTTGATGATGCTCAACCCGCTGCTTGACCTGTATGGCGCTGCAGGAAAAAATCCGATCAGCTCTCCCTATCGTGCCGACCATAGCGGGCTTGACGGCATGTTTGACTTCGTCACCGTCGATATCACAGGCGGTACCCTGACGGTTTCCAATAGAGGCACCAATGCCCCGATCTTCTCCTGCGCCATCAACAACATCAACAGCGGGACCTTTAACGCCAACAATATGCCGCACAGGATGACCGTGCCGGCTGCCCCGACCAACTTGACTGCCGTTGGCGGTGCAGGGCAGCTGACACTTACCTGGAGTGCCGTCAGTAATGCCGCCTCCTATACGATTTACTACGCCACTACCAGCGGTGTAACCCCGGCAAACGGGATAAAGGTTGCAAATGCCACCAGTCCGGCGGTCCTGAGCGGTCTTGCTGATGCAACTACCTACTACTGCGTTGTTACAGCCGTAAACAGTGCCGGAGAAAGCGTCGCCTCTACCCAGGCCACGGCCACGACAAACGTTGCCGCCCCGGTTATTCCGGCGGCACCGGGCGGTCTGATTGCCACTGGCGGCACCAGGCAGGTCAGTCTTTCGTGGAGTGCGGTAAGCAATGCAACTTCGTATAATGTCTATTACGCAACCAGCAACGGCGTGACAAAGGTGAATGGCACAAAGGTTTCAAATGCAACCAGCCCGCTGGTGTTGAACGGGCTGGCTGATGCAACCAGCTATTACTGTATCGTGACCGCCGTTAACAGTGCCGGCGAAAGTGCCGCTTCCGTGCAGGCTGCCGCGACAACCCTGCCTTCAACACCGCCGCCTGCACTACCGGCAACGCCGTCAAACCTGGTTGCCGCCGGCGGCACCAACCAGATCACACTTTCCTGGTCTGCTGCCAGTAATGCAACCTCCTATAACCTCTACTGGTCAGCCGCTTCAGGTGTTACAACCGCAACCGGCACCAAGGTCTCAGGCGTGACCAGCCCCTACGTAAAAACCGGTCTGGCTGCCGGGACCACCTATTACTTTGTCGTAACCGCGGTCAATAGCGTGGGGGAAAGCAGTGCCTCGGCCCAGGCATCGGCAACCACCAGTGCTCCGCCTCCAACGGTGCCGGCTGCCCCAACCGGCGTGACTGCCACCGGTGGAGCCAATCAGGTAAGTCTTGCCTGGTCGGCCGTGTCCGGAGCAACCTCCTACAACCTCTACTGGTCCACGGCATCCGGGGTGACCAAGGTCAACGGGACAAAACTGACAAATGTGACCAGTCCGTATCTTCATAGCGGTCTGGCAGCCGGTACCAGCTATTACTATATCGTCACCGCAGTGAACAGTACTGGAGAAGGGGCCGCATCAGCCCAGGTCTCGGCAACCACCAGTGCTCCTTCACTCAGCTGTGGCACCTGTCATGCCATTCCACCTCAGCTTGGTCAGCACGATTTCCACTCAGGTGTGGGGATCGGGTGTGTAACCTGTCATGGAAGCGGTTACAGCACAACTACGGTTAATGCCGCTACCCATATGAACGGTGTCAAGGACCTCAGTGCAACAATCGGCTGGAATGCAGCCGGCAGGAACTGCACAAATTCATGCCATGGGCGCAAAACATGGTGATACGGTTTCTGTGAGATACAAAACGGGCGCCCCGGAAAATCGGGGCGCCCGTTTTGTATCCGGATACTGCAAACAACAGTTAGGACTTCGGGTTGATTCTCAGCAACAGATCACCTTCAAACAACAGGGGATGCCGGCGGATACCGGTCAGAAGGCCGTTGGCCGGTGCCTCTACCTTTTCAATCACGTTGCCGCTGAAGCTGTCGTAGATGTACCCCAGCTCCTGCCCCGTGCGTACCCAACGCCCTACCTGACAATCCGAGACAAAGGTGCCGGCCTTGCCGGCATAGAGCCGCTTTGAGCTGCCCTGCCGGAAATGGCAGATATCTTCGTCCCCTTCCGCCAGACTGACCCCTGCAAGGATGCCGGTCTGTCCCAGAAATGCAACCAGTCCCCGGAAGACCTGCTGACAATGCCCGAGCTGGACGGTGCCGCCCTGGCCGACCCGCAGCAGAAAACTCTGGCCGGGCCAGACCTGCCAGGCATGCATCAGGGTGGTGGTAAAGACCGGCGATATACTGCGCTCCATGATGGCCGTCAGTCCAAAATGACGGGCGGTTGCGCGTTGGGCGTCGCTGGGGCTGTAAAGCCGCACCTGGGGTAGTTCCTCGAAATCGACGCCGGAAGTGTGCAGATCCACCCGGTATTCCGCCTTCTTGGTGGCCTCCAGCACGGCCAGGGCGATCCGTTGGGTGGTCTCGCCGCTGACATTGCCGGGAAACATCCGGTTCATGTCGCTCTTGTCAAAGGGCCAGGTGCGGGAACGCAGATTGATTCCCAGCACGTTGACCGCCGGGATGATCAGCACCTTCTTGAGCAGCTTCAGGCCGGGGTGTTTGCCGGCTTCCACGCCGTTCAGGAAATCAGCCAGACGGGAGAGGATAAAGGTGCCGTTCAGTTCGTCGCCATGCAGGCCTGCCACAAAGGCAGCTGCCGGATGAGCGGCCTTGGGGCCGATCTCATGGCAGGGGATGTCAAAACTGTCCCGTACCGGCGCGGTCATCAACAGCAGATCGCGTTTCATCGGGCACCTCCCTTGCGGGCCATGACCCGTGCCATCAGCGAGCCTTCGTAGACCAGCGGATACTCCCGCAGGGTAAACAGGATGCCGTCCACCGGTGAACGGACCTCGGACAATATCGCACCGTGGAATGGCGAGACAATC
Above is a window of Trichlorobacter lovleyi SZ DNA encoding:
- a CDS encoding fibronectin type III domain-containing protein; translation: MKPLMTKLGTMIGGLILAFSALVLAGCGGGGNSPGVSSQVVTGTAAVGTQLSGQVTLKDASTPSKQKTAVIGSDGSFAFDVTGMKAPFIIQATGSANGQNHTLLSFASGTGIANANPLSHALVTLAWGSANSGDVFTNPDEQKLRKIQDGLTAATQDLLMMLNPLLDLYGAAGKNPISSPYRADHSGLDGMFDFVTVDITGGTLTVSNRGTNAPIFSCAINNINSGTFNANNMPHRMTVPAAPTNLTAVGGAGQLTLTWSAVSNAASYTIYYATTSGVTPANGIKVANATSPAVLSGLADATTYYCVVTAVNSAGESVASTQATATTNVAAPVIPAAPGGLIATGGTRQVSLSWSAVSNATSYNVYYATSNGVTKVNGTKVSNATSPLVLNGLADATSYYCIVTAVNSAGESAASVQAAATTLPSTPPPALPATPSNLVAAGGTNQITLSWSAASNATSYNLYWSAASGVTTATGTKVSGVTSPYVKTGLAAGTTYYFVVTAVNSVGESSASAQASATTSAPPPTVPAAPTGVTATGGANQVSLAWSAVSGATSYNLYWSTASGVTKVNGTKLTNVTSPYLHSGLAAGTSYYYIVTAVNSTGEGAASAQVSATTSAPSLSCGTCHAIPPQLGQHDFHSGVGIGCVTCHGSGYSTTTVNAATHMNGVKDLSATIGWNAAGRNCTNSCHGRKTW
- a CDS encoding M14 family metallopeptidase; this translates as MKRDLLLMTAPVRDSFDIPCHEIGPKAAHPAAAFVAGLHGDELNGTFILSRLADFLNGVEAGKHPGLKLLKKVLIIPAVNVLGINLRSRTWPFDKSDMNRMFPGNVSGETTQRIALAVLEATKKAEYRVDLHTSGVDFEELPQVRLYSPSDAQRATARHFGLTAIMERSISPVFTTTLMHAWQVWPGQSFLLRVGQGGTVQLGHCQQVFRGLVAFLGQTGILAGVSLAEGDEDICHFRQGSSKRLYAGKAGTFVSDCQVGRWVRTGQELGYIYDSFSGNVIEKVEAPANGLLTGIRRHPLLFEGDLLLRINPKS